A region from the Streptomyces tsukubensis genome encodes:
- a CDS encoding NUDIX domain-containing protein, giving the protein MGSDGELIDIVDEADRVTGRATRGEAYARGLRHRVAFVLVRDADDRIFVHRRTAAKRVFPSLYDMFVGGVVGAGETYDAAALREAEEELGVSGLPRPVPLFTFAYDSGTALGSWNSAVYEVRCTLPVRPQPEEIAWWDFLPEEEVERRLRTWQWTPDGLAAYELLRARHADAETARHRP; this is encoded by the coding sequence ATGGGATCCGACGGCGAGCTGATCGACATCGTGGACGAAGCCGACCGGGTGACCGGCCGGGCGACGCGGGGCGAGGCGTACGCCCGCGGACTGCGGCACCGGGTGGCGTTCGTCCTGGTCCGTGACGCGGACGACCGGATCTTCGTCCACCGCAGAACGGCGGCGAAACGTGTCTTCCCCTCGTTGTACGACATGTTCGTCGGCGGGGTCGTCGGCGCGGGCGAGACCTACGACGCGGCGGCGCTGCGCGAGGCCGAGGAGGAGCTGGGGGTGAGCGGGCTCCCGCGCCCCGTCCCCCTGTTCACCTTCGCGTACGACTCCGGCACCGCCCTCGGGTCCTGGAACTCGGCGGTCTACGAAGTGCGCTGCACCCTGCCGGTGCGCCCGCAGCCCGAGGAGATCGCCTGGTGGGACTTTCTGCCCGAGGAGGAGGTGGAGCGACGGCTGCGGACCTGGCAGTGGACGCCGGACGGACTGGCCGCCTATGAACTGCTGCGCGCCCGCCACGCCGACGCTGAGACCGCCCGCCACCGGCCATGA
- a CDS encoding YidH family protein — protein MTGWVRSLRLWFSPERVRADGRTPDYRFSLANERTFLAWLRTALALIGAGFAVDQFLPELRWAVRAAMALGLLVAGVLCALRAVNHWVRCEQAMRRGDDLPVSRLPAVLSLVVALVALVMVAVVLLGREGNW, from the coding sequence ATGACGGGCTGGGTACGGAGCCTGCGGCTCTGGTTCTCGCCCGAACGGGTGCGGGCGGACGGACGGACCCCCGACTACCGCTTCTCGCTGGCCAATGAGCGGACCTTTCTGGCCTGGCTGCGCACGGCGCTCGCGTTGATAGGGGCCGGGTTCGCGGTGGACCAGTTCCTGCCCGAACTGCGCTGGGCGGTCCGGGCCGCGATGGCCCTGGGGCTGCTGGTGGCCGGGGTGCTGTGCGCGCTGCGGGCCGTCAACCACTGGGTGCGGTGCGAGCAGGCGATGCGGCGCGGCGACGATCTGCCGGTCTCCCGGCTGCCCGCCGTACTGAGTCTGGTCGTCGCCCTGGTGGCCCTGGTGATGGTGGCCGTGGTGCTGCTGGGCCGGGAGGGGAACTGGTGA
- a CDS encoding gluconokinase, whose protein sequence is MSTPRTPQVVVVMGVAGTGKTTVGPLLAAALGVPYAEGDDFHPPANIAKMSAGTPLDDTDRWPWLDAIGTWAGSRAGLGGVVSSSALKRVYRDRLRAAAPDAVFLHLSGDRQLIEHRMTARRGHFMPTALLDSQFATLEPLEADEAGVAVDVSGSPEEITARALAALGAAAPPDAG, encoded by the coding sequence ATGAGCACCCCGCGCACCCCGCAGGTCGTCGTGGTGATGGGCGTGGCAGGGACCGGCAAGACCACCGTCGGCCCCCTGCTCGCGGCCGCCCTGGGCGTTCCGTACGCCGAGGGCGACGACTTCCACCCCCCGGCCAACATCGCCAAGATGTCCGCCGGGACACCGCTCGACGACACGGACCGGTGGCCCTGGCTGGATGCCATCGGCACCTGGGCGGGAAGCCGGGCCGGGCTCGGCGGTGTGGTGTCCAGCTCCGCCCTCAAGCGGGTCTACCGCGACCGGCTGCGGGCCGCCGCGCCGGACGCCGTCTTTCTGCACCTCAGTGGTGACCGGCAGCTCATCGAGCACCGGATGACGGCACGCCGGGGCCATTTCATGCCCACGGCGCTGCTCGATTCGCAGTTCGCCACGCTGGAGCCGCTGGAGGCGGACGAGGCGGGCGTCGCCGTCGACGTCTCCGGCTCCCCCGAGGAGATCACCGCCCGGGCGCTGGCCGCCCTGGGCGCCGCGGCTCCTCCGGACGCGGGCTGA
- a CDS encoding DUF202 domain-containing protein has product MTATSVGGRGEDRDPGLQPERTRLAWRRTALAFTVVAVLAARQAAGDGATDTTALAGWAAAMFVWLMFLGLARHRTRALDTTRPEALSARAALAAVACTVALAVSALTLLR; this is encoded by the coding sequence GTGACGGCGACGTCGGTCGGGGGCCGCGGGGAGGACCGGGATCCGGGACTCCAGCCGGAGCGGACCCGGCTCGCCTGGCGGCGGACGGCCCTGGCGTTCACGGTGGTGGCGGTGCTGGCGGCCCGTCAGGCGGCGGGCGACGGCGCCACGGACACCACCGCACTGGCCGGCTGGGCGGCCGCGATGTTCGTCTGGCTGATGTTCCTGGGTCTTGCGCGCCACCGGACCCGGGCCCTGGACACCACCCGTCCGGAGGCACTGTCGGCCCGTGCCGCACTGGCGGCGGTGGCGTGCACGGTGGCCCTGGCCGTCTCGGCGTTGACACTGCTGCGCTGA
- a CDS encoding GntT/GntP/DsdX family permease, translating into MTSLSVETLAADPLAPITSAGNAQLGIAVLAGIAVIVLLITKYKMHAFLALTIGSLALGAFAGAPLGKAIESFSKGLGSTVAGVGVLIALGAILGKLLADSGGGDQIVDTILAKAKGSTMPWAMVLIASVIGLPLFFEVGIVLLIPVVLMVAKRGNYSLMRIGIPALAGLSVMHGLIPPHPGPLVAIDALDANLGVTLALGVLVSIPTVIIAGPVFAKYAARWVDVPAPENMIPARPSEDLDKRPGFGATVFTVLLPVVLMLSNALVEIVIDDPENPVQKVTDVIGSPLIALLAAVLVGLFTLGRAAGFTKDRISSTVEKSLAPIAGVLMIVGAGGGFKQTLIDVGVGQMILDFSENWSIPTLLLAWLIAVAIRLATGSATVATISAAGLVAPLAVGMSSTESALLVLAIGCGSLFFSHVNDAGFWLVKEYFGMDVGQTIKTWSVMETIISVVGLVFVLLLSLVL; encoded by the coding sequence GTGACCAGTCTCAGCGTCGAGACGCTGGCAGCGGATCCGCTGGCGCCGATCACCTCGGCCGGCAACGCCCAGCTCGGCATCGCCGTACTCGCGGGCATCGCCGTCATCGTGCTGCTCATCACCAAGTACAAAATGCACGCCTTCCTGGCGCTGACCATCGGGTCGCTGGCGCTGGGCGCGTTCGCCGGAGCGCCGCTCGGCAAGGCCATCGAGTCCTTCTCCAAGGGACTCGGCTCCACCGTCGCCGGTGTCGGTGTGCTGATCGCCCTCGGCGCCATCCTCGGCAAGCTGCTCGCCGATTCGGGCGGTGGTGACCAGATAGTCGACACGATCCTCGCCAAGGCCAAGGGCTCGACGATGCCCTGGGCGATGGTGCTGATCGCCTCGGTGATCGGTCTGCCGCTCTTCTTCGAGGTCGGCATCGTGCTGCTGATCCCGGTGGTGCTGATGGTGGCCAAGCGGGGCAACTACTCGCTGATGCGGATCGGCATTCCGGCGCTGGCCGGTCTGTCCGTGATGCACGGACTGATCCCGCCGCACCCCGGCCCGCTGGTGGCGATCGACGCCCTCGACGCCAATCTGGGCGTCACGCTGGCCCTCGGTGTCCTGGTCTCCATCCCGACCGTGATCATCGCCGGTCCGGTCTTCGCGAAGTACGCGGCCCGCTGGGTGGACGTCCCGGCGCCGGAGAACATGATCCCGGCCCGTCCGTCCGAGGACCTCGACAAGCGTCCGGGCTTCGGCGCGACCGTCTTCACGGTGCTGCTGCCGGTCGTCCTGATGCTCTCGAACGCGCTCGTCGAGATCGTGATAGACGATCCGGAGAACCCGGTCCAGAAGGTCACCGACGTCATCGGCTCCCCGCTGATCGCGCTGCTGGCCGCGGTCCTCGTCGGACTCTTCACACTGGGCCGTGCGGCCGGCTTCACCAAGGACCGGATCTCCTCCACCGTCGAGAAGTCCCTCGCCCCGATCGCGGGCGTGCTGATGATCGTCGGCGCGGGCGGCGGCTTCAAGCAGACCCTGATCGACGTCGGCGTGGGCCAGATGATCCTGGACTTCTCGGAGAACTGGTCGATCCCGACGCTGCTGCTGGCCTGGCTGATCGCGGTGGCGATCCGGCTGGCGACCGGTTCGGCGACGGTGGCGACGATCTCCGCCGCCGGTCTGGTGGCCCCGCTGGCGGTCGGCATGTCGAGCACGGAGTCCGCGCTGCTGGTGCTGGCGATCGGCTGTGGTTCGCTCTTCTTCAGCCATGTCAACGACGCCGGTTTCTGGCTGGTGAAGGAGTACTTCGGCATGGACGTCGGCCAGACCATCAAGACCTGGTCGGTGATGGAGACCATCATCTCGGTCGTCGGTCTCGTCTTCGTCCTGCTGCTGTCGCTGGTGCTGTAG
- a CDS encoding FAD-binding dehydrogenase: MAYDADVIVIGAGLAGLVATAELVAAGRTVILVDQEPEQSIGGQAHWSFGGLFLVDSPEQRRMRIRDGVDLARQDWLGTAGFDREDEDRWPRRWADAYVEFAAGEKRSWLRQHGIRFFPVVGWAERGGYSATGHGNSVPRFHITWGTGPGLVAPFEQRVREGVARGLVRLCFRHRVTGLGRTGGTLDTVSGEVLEPSAAERGTASSREVAGAFEFRAQAVIVASGGIGGNHELVRAQWPGRLGAPPRTMLSGVPAHVDGLMLGIAERAGASHVNQDRMWHYTEGIENWNPVWARHGIRILPGPSSLWVDARGRRLPVPLFPGFDTLGTLEHIVTSGYDHTWFVLDRKIIGKEFALSGSEQNPDLTGRSVRGVIGRARADVPGPVRAFMDHGADFVVEEDLAALVRGMNAVTGDELIDEAVLRREIVARDREIRNPFTKDLQVTAVRGARRYLGDKLIRTAAPHRILDPAAGPLIAVRLRVLTRKSLGGLETDLSSRVLGTDGTPLAGLYAAGEAAGFGGGGVHGYRSLEGTFLGGCLFSGRAAGRAAAEAVR; this comes from the coding sequence ATGGCGTACGACGCGGACGTGATCGTGATCGGGGCCGGCCTCGCCGGGCTGGTGGCCACCGCGGAACTCGTCGCCGCCGGACGTACGGTCATCCTGGTCGACCAGGAGCCGGAGCAGTCGATCGGCGGTCAGGCGCACTGGTCCTTCGGCGGGCTCTTCCTCGTCGACTCGCCCGAACAGCGGCGGATGCGGATCCGGGACGGTGTGGACCTCGCCCGTCAGGACTGGCTGGGCACGGCCGGGTTCGACCGCGAGGACGAGGACCGCTGGCCGCGGCGGTGGGCCGACGCCTATGTCGAGTTCGCCGCCGGGGAGAAGCGGTCCTGGCTGCGGCAGCACGGAATCCGCTTCTTCCCCGTCGTCGGCTGGGCCGAACGCGGCGGATACTCCGCAACCGGCCACGGCAACTCGGTGCCGCGCTTCCACATCACCTGGGGCACCGGTCCCGGTCTGGTCGCCCCCTTCGAACAGCGGGTGCGCGAGGGCGTGGCGCGGGGGCTCGTCCGGCTCTGCTTCCGCCATCGCGTCACCGGGCTCGGCCGCACCGGCGGCACCCTCGACACCGTCAGCGGCGAGGTGCTGGAGCCGTCCGCGGCCGAACGCGGCACCGCCAGCAGCCGGGAGGTGGCCGGGGCGTTCGAGTTCCGGGCCCAGGCCGTGATCGTCGCCTCGGGCGGGATCGGCGGCAACCACGAACTGGTCCGCGCCCAGTGGCCGGGCCGGCTGGGCGCGCCGCCGCGCACGATGCTCTCGGGCGTTCCGGCGCATGTCGACGGGCTGATGCTGGGCATCGCCGAACGCGCCGGGGCCAGTCATGTCAACCAGGACCGGATGTGGCACTACACCGAGGGCATCGAGAACTGGAACCCGGTCTGGGCCCGGCACGGGATCCGGATCCTGCCCGGCCCGTCGTCGCTCTGGGTCGATGCGCGCGGCCGTCGGCTGCCGGTGCCCCTCTTCCCCGGCTTCGACACCCTCGGCACCCTGGAACACATCGTGACCTCGGGCTACGACCACACCTGGTTCGTGCTCGACCGGAAGATCATCGGCAAGGAGTTCGCGCTCTCCGGTTCCGAGCAGAACCCGGATCTCACGGGGCGCTCGGTGCGCGGGGTGATCGGGCGGGCCCGGGCCGACGTCCCCGGGCCGGTGCGCGCGTTTATGGACCACGGAGCGGATTTCGTGGTGGAGGAGGATCTGGCGGCCCTGGTGCGCGGAATGAACGCGGTCACCGGCGACGAGCTGATCGACGAGGCGGTGCTGCGGCGGGAGATCGTCGCCCGGGACCGGGAGATCCGCAATCCCTTCACCAAGGACCTCCAGGTCACGGCGGTGCGCGGGGCGCGGAGGTATCTCGGCGACAAGCTGATCAGGACCGCGGCCCCGCACCGGATCCTGGACCCGGCGGCCGGTCCGCTGATCGCCGTACGGCTGCGGGTGCTGACCCGCAAATCGCTGGGCGGGCTGGAGACGGATCTGTCGTCGCGGGTTCTGGGCACGGACGGCACCCCGCTGGCCGGGCTGTACGCGGCGGGGGAGGCGGCCGGGTTCGGCGGCGGCGGGGTCCACGGCTACCGCTCCCTGGAAGGCACGTTCCTCGGCGGCTGCCTCTTCTCGGGGCGCGCGGCGGGCCGGGCGGCGGCGGAGGCGGTGCGCTGA